A portion of the Acidobacteriota bacterium genome contains these proteins:
- a CDS encoding DinB family protein, with protein sequence MNQPSGYTSQRRGEFRTGTFGALCDEFERASNDFAQRILALTDEEYVAPRVASDNQFASIQRVAQHVVQAGYGHSNHLRLAFGVEGGRVDVPLFPRTAITEQMQTVHSYLTKTLEGRWQMTDEEIEALEFSSRWGPTYHPEQMLEHAIVHILRHRRQIERLLAEE encoded by the coding sequence ATGAACCAACCCTCCGGCTACACCTCTCAACGCAGAGGAGAATTTCGCACCGGCACCTTCGGTGCCCTGTGCGACGAATTCGAGCGCGCCTCAAACGACTTCGCTCAACGGATCCTGGCGTTGACGGACGAGGAATACGTGGCGCCGCGAGTCGCTAGCGACAACCAGTTCGCATCGATCCAGCGGGTGGCACAGCACGTCGTACAGGCCGGCTACGGCCATTCGAACCACCTGCGATTGGCCTTCGGAGTCGAGGGAGGACGAGTCGACGTTCCCCTCTTCCCGAGAACCGCCATCACTGAGCAGATGCAGACGGTCCACTCCTACCTGACAAAGACCCTCGAAGGCCGCTGGCAAATGACCGACGAAGAGATCGAAGCGCTCGAGTTTTCCTCACGCTGGGGACCGACCTACCATCCGGAGCAGATGCTCGAACACGCCATCGTCCACATCCTGCGGCACCGGCGCCAGATCGAGCGTTTGCTGGCGGAAGAGTGA
- a CDS encoding Fic family protein, with amino-acid sequence MSRKTENDDTLSPTVWHPDQPFDDLPPLRPRMGLENQAVLKACIPARAALAQLKQVAELIPNPSMLANTLPLLEAQASSKIEHIVTTADRLFEHLRSEGTADPATKEALRYRHALLEGFETLKDRPLTTRTAEAVCSRIKDVEMTVRKVPGTALANSATGEVIYTPPTGEARLRRMLADWERFLHEATHLDPLVRMAAAHYQFEAIHPFTDGNGRTGRILNSLFLVEAGLLPMPVLYLSRYIIAHREDYNRLLLAVTRDRAWQEWILFILRGVEETASWTNTKIAAIRDLADETAHYVRLNQPKIYSRELIDVLFEQPYCRITNIVEAGIVERQAASRYLKELAEIGVLREQKAGREKLFLHGKLLRLLTQDRNDFQHYPEG; translated from the coding sequence ATGTCTCGGAAGACTGAAAACGACGACACGTTGTCGCCAACGGTCTGGCATCCTGACCAGCCGTTCGACGACCTTCCGCCCCTTCGACCGCGAATGGGGCTTGAGAATCAGGCAGTGCTCAAGGCCTGTATTCCGGCGCGTGCGGCGCTCGCTCAGCTCAAACAAGTGGCGGAGCTTATTCCCAATCCGTCGATGCTCGCTAACACGCTGCCACTGTTGGAAGCTCAGGCGAGTTCCAAGATCGAACACATCGTCACCACGGCAGACCGCCTGTTTGAACATCTGCGGTCCGAGGGCACCGCAGATCCCGCAACGAAGGAAGCATTGCGCTATCGGCATGCCCTCTTGGAAGGGTTCGAGACGCTAAAAGACCGACCCTTGACGACCAGGACGGCCGAAGCCGTCTGCAGCCGCATCAAGGACGTCGAAATGACCGTTCGAAAGGTGCCGGGAACTGCTCTCGCCAATTCAGCAACGGGCGAGGTCATCTACACCCCACCGACAGGCGAAGCTCGCCTCCGCCGGATGCTAGCGGATTGGGAACGCTTTCTTCATGAGGCGACTCACCTCGATCCCCTCGTTCGAATGGCCGCCGCACATTACCAATTCGAAGCCATTCATCCCTTTACCGATGGCAACGGCCGCACCGGCCGGATTCTCAACAGCCTCTTCCTGGTGGAAGCAGGCCTGCTACCGATGCCGGTGCTCTATCTGAGCCGCTACATCATCGCTCATCGAGAGGATTACAACCGTTTACTGCTCGCCGTGACCCGCGACCGCGCATGGCAAGAGTGGATCCTTTTCATCTTGCGAGGGGTGGAAGAGACGGCCTCCTGGACGAACACCAAAATCGCCGCCATCCGCGACCTCGCCGACGAAACGGCGCACTATGTCCGCCTAAACCAGCCCAAGATCTACAGCCGCGAGTTGATCGACGTTCTCTTCGAGCAGCCCTACTGCCGGATCACGAATATCGTCGAGGCCGGCATCGTCGAGCGTCAAGCCGCCTCGAGGTACCTGAAGGAACTAGCGGAGATAGGGGTGCTCAGGGAGCAGAAGGCGGGCCGAGAGAAGCTCTTTCTCCACGGCAAGTTGCTGCGATTGCTGACGCAGGATCGGAACGACTTCCAGCACTACCCGGAGGGCTAG